The Vicia villosa cultivar HV-30 ecotype Madison, WI linkage group LG1, Vvil1.0, whole genome shotgun sequence genome includes a region encoding these proteins:
- the LOC131644067 gene encoding folate-binding protein 1, giving the protein MVFFQIWSHSHLGPNKTEYAFLLLLILFHIFLPHSSGKPNGACVSQKGRFPPFKSEGNPPKWGPKDMTLCRVFRKKTCCDATHTHPALLSVRKLASGGEASPECLHLWELLECAICDPRVGTRPGPPVICESLCENIYDACSNAYFSMDVKTQMLAPCGVNDFVCGRAAEWVSNGTDLCLAAGFRVKPSDMVHVASEETFCYGDKASLGSVADSWRASQFESTKKGENSMIFDDFQQWTRNMPFNERVSWAIGGMVLTAGLVFISKRKSNNQRQKLAAIQRTARKLGRLVDQQPSNGSEIRNRISR; this is encoded by the exons ATGGTGTTTTTTCAGATATGGAGCCACTCTCACCTCGGACCCAATAAAACTGAATACGCTTTCCTGCTTTTACTCATCCTCTTCCATATCTTCCTTCCTCACTCTTCCG GTAAACCCAATGGAGCGTGTGTTTCTCAAAAAGGTCGCTTTCCTCCTTTCAAATCAGAGGGCAACCCTCCCAAATGGGGTCCTAAAGATATGACCCTTTGTCGGGTTTTTCGCAAGAAGACTTGCTGTGATGCAACACATACACATCCTGCACTCCTGTCTGTAAGGAAGCTTGCTTCTGGCGGGGAAGCTAGCCCAGAGTGTTTGCACTTATGGGAACTATTGGAATGTGCCATATGTGATCCACGCGTTGGTACTCGGCCTGGACCTCCTGTAATTTGTGAATCTTTATGTGAGAACATTTATGACGCATGCTCGAACGCCTACTTCTCTATGGATGTGAAAACACAG ATGCTTGCTCCTTGTGGAGTAAATGATTTTGTATGTGGTAGGGCTGCCGAATGGGTCTCCAATGGTACAGATCTTTGTCTTGCTGCAGGTTTTCGAGTGAAGCCATCTGATATGGTCCATGTTGCCTCAGAAGAGACTTTTTGCTATGGGGATAAAGCAAGTCTAGGTTCAGTTGCTGATTCCTGGAGGGCTTCACAGTTTGAATCAACCAAGAAAGGAGAGAACTCGATGATATTTGACGATTTCCAACAATGGACTAGGAATATGCCATTCAATGAAAGAGTTTCTTGGGCTATAGGAGGGATGGTTCTAACAGCAGGATTGGTGTTTATAAG CAAAAGGAAAAGCAATAACCAACGCCAGAAACTAGCCGCTATTCAGCGCACCGCGAGGAAGCTGGGAAGGCTGGTGGATCAACAACCTTCAAATGGTTCAGAAATTAGGAACAGAATTTCCAGATGA
- the LOC131616027 gene encoding dormancy-associated protein homolog 3-like isoform X2, whose product MSLLDHLWDDTVAGPLPENGLGKLRKHPSFPSRSISDKESEGGNVRSYGGDSAEAAVKVSRSIMIVKPAGYQSPSGSAPASPAGSTPPLSPFSGAREPFRFRRRSISDAYESEVKTGQNRPSPSSPFDV is encoded by the exons ATGAGCCTTCTTGATCACTTGTGGGACGACACCGTTGCCGGACCTTTGCCGGAGAATGGTCTCGGCAAGCTCCGAAAACACCCTTCCTTCCCTTCCCGATCTATCTCTGACAAGG AATCTGAGGGTGGAAACGTGAGATCCTACGGTGGGGATTCGGCAGAGGCTGCGGTGAAAGTGTCACGTAGTATTATGATAGTGAAACCAGCTGGGTACCAGAGTCCGAGTGGATCAGCTCCGGCATCCCCTGCCGGTTCTACCCCTCCACTATCTCCGTTTTCCG GAGCTAGAGAGCCGTTTCGTTTTCGAAGAAGGTCAATATCAGATGCGTACGAGAGCGAGGTCAAGACAGGCCAAAACAGACCAAGCCCTTCTTCTCCTTTCGATGTGTGA
- the LOC131653207 gene encoding pectinesterase-like has product MAANKNVQKGRRITIIGVSTLLLVVMIVAVTVGTNSNHNDHEDNIEHNRKNHVASTMKAVQNICKPTDFRKECEESLIAEAKAGNVTDPKELIKIAFNVTINKIGENLKETGFVHEVEKDPRSKEALDTCKKLMNLSIGELTRSLDGISKFDLQDIDQILMNLKVWLSGAVTYMDTCLDGFEYTTNEGGKKMKELLTSSMHMSSNALAIISDFADTFSDWNASKIIGRHLLHDPKSTPSWIEHHKLIDVNTSTLKQIPNVTVALDGSGDFKTINEALMKVPEKSKKPFVIYIKEGVYREYIEVTQHMTHVVFFGDGGQKTRITGNKNFVDGINTYNTPTVAIQGDHFTAINMGFENSAGPQKHQAVAIRVQGDKSIFFNCSMDGYQDTLYVHAMRQFYRDCTISGTIDFVFGNALSVFQNCKFVVRKPMLHQKCIVTAQGRKERFHPSAIVIQGGSIVSDPAFYPVRFDHKAYLARPWKNFSRAIFMDIFIDDLINPDGYLPWQTPEGFSGMDTCFYAEYHNYGPGSDKSKRVRWPGIKNLNSKTAHLFAPSKFFHGGDWIQATGVPYFSSIPQHNKHNKTFTKW; this is encoded by the exons ATGGCTGCGAATAAAAATGTACAGAAAGGAAGAAGAATTACTATAATTGGCGTATCTACTTTGTTATTGGTCGTTATGATTGTTGCTGTCACGGTTGGCACCAATAGTAATCATAATGATCATGAGGATAATATAGAACACAATAGAAAGAATCATGTTGCTTCTACAATGAAAGCGGTACAAAACATTTGTAAGCCCACGGATTTCAGGAAAGAATGTGAGGAATCCCTAATTGCAGAAGCAAAAGCCGGCAATGTTACCGACCCAAAAGAACTCATTAAAATTGCATTCAATGTTACTATCAATAAAATTGGTGAAAACCTCAAGGAAACTGGTTTCGTTCACGAGGTTGAAAAGGATCCTAGATCCAAGGAGGCACTTGATACTTGTAAGAAACTTATGAACCTCTCAATTGGTGAACTCACAAGGTCACTTGATGGAATAAGTAAGTTTGATCTTCAAGATATTGATCAAATTCTCATGAATTTGAAGGTTTGGCTCAGTGGTGCTGTTACATACATGGATACATGCTTAGATGGATTTGAATACACTACTAACGAAGGTGGTAAAAAGATGAAAGAGTTATTAACTTCAAGCATGCATATGAGTAGCAATGCCCTTGCAATCATATCAGATTTTGCAGACACTTTCTCTGATTGGAACGCCTCAAAAATTATCGGACGTCATCTTCTTCATGATCCTAAGAGTACTCCTTCTTGGATCGAGCATCACAAACTAATTGATGTAAATACAAGCACGTTAAAACAAATACCTAATGTTACCGTAGCTTTAGATGGTAGCGGTGATTTTAAGACAATCAATGAGGCATTGATGAAGGTTCCTGAAAAGAGCAAAAAACCATTTGTAATTTACATTAAAGAAGGTGTTTACAGAGAGTATATTGAAGTTACCCAACATATGACTCATGTTGTGTTTTTTGGTGATGgtggtcagaagacaagaatcACTGGCAACAAAAACTTTGTTGATGGAATTAACACTTACAACACTCCCACTGTTG CCATTCAAGGAGATCACTTTACTGCTATTAATATGGGTTTTGAGAACTCAGCTGGTCCACAGAAACATCAAGCAGTGGCAATAAGAGTTCAAGGAGATAAGTCCATCTTCTTCAATTGCTCAATGGATGGATATCAAGATACACTTTACGTACACGCAATGCGACAATTCTATCGTGATTGCACCATTTCAGGTACCATTGACTTTGTCTTTGGTAATGCATTATCAGTATTCCAAAACTGCAAATTTGTGGTGAGAAAGCCTATGTTACACCAAAAATGCATTGTGACTGCACAAGGAAGGAAAGAAAGATTCCATCCATCCGCCATAGTCATTCAAGGAGGTTCCATTGTTTCTGACCCGGCGTTCTACCCGGTCAGATTCGACCACAAGGCCTACCTTGCTCGTCCATGGAAGAATTTCTCTAGAGCCATCTTCATGGATATTTTCATTGATGATTTGATTAACCCTGATGGTTATTTGCCATGGCAAACACCGGAAGGTTTTTCTGGCATGGACACATGCTTCTATGCGGAATACCATAACTATGGCCCTGGTTCAGACAAATCAAAGCGTGTGCGTTGGCCTGGAATAAAGAACCTCAATTCAAAGACTGCACATTTGTTTGCACCATCCAAATTCTTCCATGGTGGTGATTGGATTCAGGCAACTGGAGTTCCTTACTTTTCCAGTATTCCTCAACATAACAAGCACAATAAGACTTTCACTAAATGGTGA
- the LOC131644066 gene encoding large ribosomal subunit protein eL18, with the protein MGIDLKAGGKNKKSKRTAPKSNDIYLKLLVKLYRFLVRRTSSKFNAVILRRLFMSKVNRPPLSLSRLIKYSKGKEGKIGVVVGAVTDDIRVYEVPAIKVVALRFTETARARIVKAGGECLTFDQLAKIAPLGQNTFLLRGPKNAREAVKHFGRAPGVPHSHTKPYVRAKGRKFEKARGKRNSRGFRV; encoded by the exons ATG GGTATCGATCTGAAGGCCGGAGGTAAGAACAAGAAGTCCAAGAGAACAGCACCAAAGTCCAATGATATCTACCTCAAGCTCTTGGTCAAG CTTTACCGATTCCTTGTTCGGAGAACCAGCAGCAAATTCAACGCTGTTATACTCAGGAGGTTGTTCATGAGCAAGGTTAACAGGCCTCCTCTATCTTTGTCAAGGTTGATCAAGTATTCTAAGGGGAAG GAAGGTAAAATTGGTGTGGTTGTCGGCGCTGTAACCGATGATATCCGTGTGTACGAAGTTCCAGCCATCAAAGTTGTAGCACTTAGGTTTACAGAGACTGCAAGGGCAAGAATTGTAAAGGCTGGAGGAGAATGCTTGACGTTCGATCAGTTGGCTAAAATAGCCCCTCTGGGACAAAACACG TTCCTTCTTAGAGGTCCAAAGAATGCTCGTGAAGCTGTGAAGCACTTTGGTCGTGCTCCTGGTGTTCCACACAGCCACACCAAGCCTTATGTGAGAGCAAAGGGAAGGAAGTTTGAGAAGGCTAGAGGAAAGAGAAACAGTCGTGGATTCAGAGTTTGA
- the LOC131616027 gene encoding dormancy-associated protein homolog 3-like isoform X1: MSLLDHLWDDTVAGPLPENGLGKLRKHPSFPSRSISDKESEGGNVRSYGGDSAEAAVKVSRSIMIVKPAGYQSPSGSAPASPAGSTPPLSPFSGKELESRFVFEEGQYQMRTRARSRQAKTDQALLLLSMCDK; this comes from the exons ATGAGCCTTCTTGATCACTTGTGGGACGACACCGTTGCCGGACCTTTGCCGGAGAATGGTCTCGGCAAGCTCCGAAAACACCCTTCCTTCCCTTCCCGATCTATCTCTGACAAGG AATCTGAGGGTGGAAACGTGAGATCCTACGGTGGGGATTCGGCAGAGGCTGCGGTGAAAGTGTCACGTAGTATTATGATAGTGAAACCAGCTGGGTACCAGAGTCCGAGTGGATCAGCTCCGGCATCCCCTGCCGGTTCTACCCCTCCACTATCTCCGTTTTCCGGTAAG GAGCTAGAGAGCCGTTTCGTTTTCGAAGAAGGTCAATATCAGATGCGTACGAGAGCGAGGTCAAGACAGGCCAAAACAGACCAAGCCCTTCTTCTCCTTTCGATGTGTGATAAATGA